In one window of Posidoniimonas corsicana DNA:
- a CDS encoding tetratricopeptide repeat protein translates to MPNNQPRVPVIVDFYLRYLDDQDSAAFIKNIARRYTCASLERLAVCGDRSGRRAAVLALGYMGDFSSNAVMGQALVDRDRGVRTIAENGIRDLWRRVGSREQRATLSAIIRLNQTKQYDEAIRLATELIHESPWIAEAWSQRGAAYFHLSQYDSSIRDCHQALEINPYHFTAAAGMGQCHLLQENPVAALEAYRRALRLNPGMEEVRVQVIQLQRTMKGE, encoded by the coding sequence GTGCCGAATAACCAGCCACGCGTACCGGTCATCGTCGATTTCTACCTGCGTTACCTCGACGACCAGGACTCGGCGGCGTTCATCAAGAACATCGCGCGGCGGTACACGTGCGCGTCGTTGGAGCGACTGGCCGTGTGCGGCGACCGCTCCGGTCGACGCGCCGCGGTGCTGGCCCTGGGCTACATGGGCGACTTCTCGTCGAACGCGGTGATGGGGCAGGCGCTGGTCGACCGCGACCGCGGGGTGCGCACCATCGCGGAGAACGGCATCCGCGACCTGTGGCGCCGTGTCGGCAGCCGCGAGCAGCGTGCCACGCTCAGCGCCATCATCCGCCTGAATCAGACGAAGCAGTACGACGAGGCCATCCGGCTGGCGACCGAGTTGATCCACGAGTCGCCGTGGATCGCCGAGGCCTGGTCGCAACGGGGCGCCGCGTACTTCCACCTCTCGCAGTACGACTCGTCGATCCGCGACTGCCACCAGGCGCTCGAGATCAACCCGTACCACTTCACCGCCGCGGCGGGCATGGGCCAGTGCCACCTGCTGCAGGAGAACCCGGTCGCCGCCCTCGAGGCCTACCGCCGGGCCCTGCGTCTAAACCCCGGCATGGAAGAGGTCCGCGTGCAGGTCATCCAGCTGCAACGCACAATGAAGGGCGAGTAG
- a CDS encoding thermonuclease family protein — protein MLLACVLRVWDLAEQSGGPPPVAEGEHRVARVVDGDTLVLDTGVRVRLQGVDSPEAARDGLPAEPWAADATDFARRFVDHAGGVVRLTLTDERLDRYGRTLAFVWDGPQCLNELLVSEGLAQARLDYRFTGTMRRRLADAQRDAQDRAVGLWSRPPTPQPTDAQDAR, from the coding sequence GTGCTACTCGCCTGCGTGCTTCGCGTGTGGGACCTGGCCGAGCAGTCCGGCGGGCCGCCGCCGGTGGCCGAGGGCGAGCATCGCGTCGCGAGGGTCGTTGATGGCGACACCCTGGTCCTAGACACCGGCGTCCGCGTGCGGCTGCAGGGCGTCGACTCTCCGGAAGCCGCGCGCGATGGCCTGCCCGCCGAGCCCTGGGCGGCCGACGCCACCGACTTCGCCCGCCGCTTCGTCGATCACGCGGGCGGGGTGGTGCGGCTCACGCTGACGGACGAACGGCTGGACCGCTACGGCCGCACGCTGGCGTTTGTGTGGGACGGCCCGCAGTGCCTGAACGAACTACTGGTGAGTGAAGGCCTAGCCCAGGCACGACTAGACTACCGGTTCACCGGTACAATGCGCCGGCGGCTGGCCGACGCCCAGCGCGACGCTCAGGACCGGGCGGTCGGCCTCTGGTCGCGCCCGCCGACTCCCCAACCGACCGACGCGCAGGACGCCCGCTAA
- a CDS encoding type I phosphomannose isomerase catalytic subunit, whose protein sequence is MLPPLQFEPLFKRYLWGGRRLATVLGKPIGDETAAESWELVDHGDDQSVVAGGPFEGWTLRRLVEEKNEELFGRHAPQKQFPLLFKYLGAELTLSVQVHPNDAQGAQLDPPDLGKTEAWVVLAADPGSKIYAGLKPGVDREALRAAIEAGQSDQCLHAFEPQPGDCVFIRAGTVHALGEGIVIAEIQQASNTTFRLFDWNRVDKDGQPRPLHIEQSLAVSDYERGPVEPQTPRAVADGVERLVECDKFVLDRLTLGSPRAVADDDCFKLLSVISGEADLFCGGQQSRLGLGATVLLPARREAAELLPRNAAILLEMRLP, encoded by the coding sequence ATGCTCCCTCCCCTGCAGTTCGAGCCCCTGTTCAAACGCTACCTCTGGGGCGGCCGGCGGCTGGCCACCGTGCTCGGCAAACCGATCGGCGACGAGACCGCCGCCGAGAGCTGGGAACTGGTCGACCACGGCGACGACCAGAGCGTCGTGGCCGGCGGCCCCTTCGAAGGCTGGACGCTCCGCCGGCTGGTCGAGGAGAAGAACGAGGAGCTGTTCGGCCGCCACGCGCCGCAGAAACAGTTCCCGCTGCTGTTCAAGTACCTCGGCGCCGAGCTCACGCTCAGCGTGCAGGTGCACCCCAACGACGCTCAGGGCGCCCAGCTCGACCCGCCCGACCTCGGCAAGACCGAGGCCTGGGTCGTGCTGGCGGCCGACCCGGGCAGCAAGATCTACGCCGGGCTAAAGCCGGGCGTTGACCGCGAGGCGCTCCGCGCCGCGATCGAGGCCGGCCAGAGCGACCAGTGCCTGCACGCCTTCGAGCCCCAGCCGGGCGACTGCGTGTTCATCCGCGCGGGCACGGTGCACGCGCTGGGCGAGGGGATCGTGATCGCCGAGATCCAGCAGGCCAGCAACACCACGTTCCGGCTGTTCGACTGGAACCGCGTCGACAAGGACGGCCAGCCCCGCCCGCTGCACATCGAGCAGTCGCTCGCGGTGTCGGACTACGAACGCGGGCCGGTTGAGCCGCAGACGCCGCGGGCGGTCGCCGACGGCGTCGAGCGGCTGGTGGAGTGCGACAAGTTCGTGCTCGACCGGCTCACGCTCGGGTCGCCCCGCGCGGTCGCTGACGACGACTGCTTCAAGCTGCTGTCCGTCATTTCCGGCGAGGCCGACCTGTTTTGCGGCGGTCAGCAGTCGCGGCTGGGGCTCGGCGCCACGGTGCTGCTGCCGGCGCGCCGCGAGGCTGCGGAATTGCTCCCCCGGAATGCGGCAATCCTGCTCGAAATGCGTCTACCATAG
- a CDS encoding RNA polymerase sigma factor, protein MALSDFDRRLLDRCLSGAPRAWEDFVDRFMGLVVHVVNHVAGSRSIKLSSADREDLIADVFLAIIENDYAVLRRFRGQSSLATYLTVISQRVVIRKLVEALSGEAPVDLMPDGVAAADGAEQRIADREEVDALLERLDGDDARVVRMYHLEGKSYHEISQATGIPENSVGPLLSRARTKLRDIAPAD, encoded by the coding sequence GTGGCCCTCTCCGATTTTGATCGCCGCCTCCTCGACCGCTGCCTTTCCGGCGCCCCGCGCGCATGGGAGGACTTTGTTGATCGGTTCATGGGGCTGGTGGTGCACGTGGTCAATCACGTCGCGGGCAGCCGCTCGATCAAGCTCTCCAGCGCCGACCGCGAAGATCTGATCGCGGATGTCTTCCTCGCGATCATTGAGAACGACTACGCCGTGCTGCGGCGGTTCCGCGGCCAGAGCTCATTGGCGACGTACCTCACTGTCATCTCGCAGCGGGTCGTGATTCGCAAGCTGGTCGAGGCCCTCAGCGGTGAAGCGCCGGTCGACCTGATGCCTGATGGCGTCGCGGCCGCCGATGGCGCCGAGCAGCGGATCGCCGACCGAGAGGAAGTAGACGCCCTGCTTGAACGCCTTGACGGCGACGACGCCCGCGTCGTGCGGATGTACCACCTCGAGGGCAAGAGCTACCACGAGATCAGTCAGGCGACAGGAATCCCGGAGAACAGCGTCGGCCCGCTGCTCAGCCGCGCCCGCACCAAACTCCGGGATATCGCACCGGCCGACTGA
- a CDS encoding TrkH family potassium uptake protein, translated as MNYPIVMRLLGMVSWLIGATMLGSVPWAFPWFGQAEHVEWQGLIALAGSMAACGAIGAVLRYLGRGAQISIYRREAMAVVGLSWVLATVLGALPYLFSQSAVAWEEYDTGLRKTMTIADCLFESQSGFSTTGATVLTDIEDPLLLPRSILFWRCSTHFLGGLGIIVLFVAVLGQGSAGKALMRAEIPGPSKEGAQERMQHTAWTFAGIYCVLNLVLAVVLHLESMSWFDAICHAFGTMATGGFSTYNASLGHFNSAVIDYTVLVFMVIAGMNFTLIYLVSIGRGIQMLKDIEWRIYMTIIVAGSLVLGAISVWMYEDFDPNSNLRDAEEVVAAARYVPFTFVSILTTTGYGTHDFDRWNQFGRAVLFLLMFVGGCAGSTGGGMKVIRHVLFVKILRLEIEHSYHPNVVRHLRLGGVAIPDPELRRTILLYFGLVTFIFMLSWLMLVGLEPDSTWSEHNQPLQNKLIDSASAVAATLNNIGPGLGTVGATQNYEAFSSFAKLLFVLLMMLGRLELFPVLVMGTPAFWRKH; from the coding sequence ATGAACTACCCGATTGTCATGCGTCTGCTGGGCATGGTGTCCTGGCTGATCGGCGCCACGATGCTGGGCAGCGTGCCCTGGGCGTTCCCCTGGTTCGGCCAGGCGGAGCACGTCGAGTGGCAGGGGCTGATCGCGCTGGCCGGCTCGATGGCCGCGTGCGGCGCCATCGGCGCGGTGCTGCGTTACCTGGGTCGCGGCGCGCAGATCAGCATCTACCGCCGCGAGGCGATGGCCGTGGTTGGCCTCAGCTGGGTGCTGGCCACCGTGCTGGGCGCCCTGCCCTACCTGTTCAGCCAGTCCGCGGTGGCGTGGGAGGAATACGACACCGGGCTGCGCAAGACGATGACCATCGCCGACTGCCTGTTCGAGTCGCAGTCCGGCTTCAGCACCACGGGCGCCACGGTGCTGACGGACATCGAGGACCCGTTGCTGCTGCCGCGCAGCATCCTGTTCTGGCGGTGCAGCACGCACTTCCTGGGCGGGCTGGGCATCATCGTGCTGTTTGTCGCGGTGCTCGGTCAGGGCTCGGCCGGCAAGGCGTTGATGCGGGCGGAGATCCCCGGCCCCAGCAAGGAGGGCGCGCAGGAACGCATGCAGCACACGGCGTGGACCTTCGCGGGCATCTACTGCGTGCTGAACCTGGTGCTGGCCGTGGTGCTGCACCTGGAGAGCATGAGCTGGTTCGACGCTATCTGCCACGCGTTCGGCACGATGGCCACCGGCGGGTTCAGCACCTACAACGCCAGCCTGGGGCACTTCAACTCGGCGGTCATCGACTACACCGTGCTGGTGTTCATGGTGATCGCGGGCATGAACTTTACGCTCATCTACCTGGTGAGCATCGGCCGCGGGATACAGATGCTCAAGGACATCGAGTGGCGGATCTACATGACGATCATCGTCGCCGGCTCGTTGGTGCTGGGGGCGATCTCGGTCTGGATGTACGAGGACTTCGACCCCAACAGCAACCTGAGAGACGCCGAGGAGGTGGTCGCCGCCGCGCGGTACGTGCCGTTCACGTTCGTGTCGATCCTGACGACCACCGGCTACGGCACGCACGACTTCGACCGCTGGAACCAGTTCGGGCGGGCGGTGCTGTTCCTGCTGATGTTCGTCGGCGGCTGCGCGGGCAGCACCGGGGGCGGCATGAAGGTGATCCGGCACGTGCTGTTCGTGAAGATCCTGCGGCTGGAGATCGAGCACTCCTACCACCCCAACGTGGTGCGCCACCTGCGATTGGGCGGCGTGGCCATCCCGGACCCCGAGCTGCGGCGGACGATCCTGCTGTACTTCGGCCTGGTCACATTCATCTTCATGCTGAGCTGGTTGATGCTGGTTGGCCTGGAGCCCGACAGCACCTGGTCCGAGCACAACCAGCCCCTGCAGAACAAGCTGATCGACTCGGCCAGCGCGGTCGCCGCCACGCTCAACAACATTGGGCCGGGGCTGGGCACGGTGGGCGCCACACAGAACTACGAGGCGTTCAGCTCGTTCGCCAAGCTGCTGTTCGTGCTGCTGATGATGCTCGGCCGGCTCGAGCTGTTCCCCGTGCTCGTAATGGGGACGCCGGCCTTCTGGAGGAAGCACTAG
- the trkA gene encoding Trk system potassium transporter TrkA produces the protein MRVVILGAGTVGHSVAAMLCRERHSVTVIDTNAEQIKHINETLDVRGLAGSASQSSVLFQAGISSVDLCLAVTGDDEVNLVSASMARAMGARRAVARVYAPVFRDLSTFDYQRHFGIDRLLSLEHLSAMELARAIRHPGSVVVENLARGEIEVSEVTASPKAKLVGKTLREIGLPKGVLIGSISREGVSKIATAEDVISPGDRLTVIGARQSVEDVKSGLCGDRGGKTGVVIIGGGETGLHLARILEAQRFSVTLLDIDRARCDYLATMLEETTVVNSDGTRRATLEEERVANTDVFVACTGEDEDNIMAAVEARDLGAKSAMAIVGRPDYAQVVGKLGIDCAVSPRQAMAKQIMGYLNSGPVVSRTPLGEGDIVALEVEVERDAPVTKEIIAALHLPKQCLIAAVTRDDYAFVPGAKDQLRAGDTIVALLHDRDAAELTPLFEKGD, from the coding sequence ATGCGTGTTGTTATCCTTGGCGCCGGCACGGTTGGCCACAGCGTCGCGGCGATGCTGTGCCGTGAACGGCACAGCGTGACGGTGATCGACACCAACGCCGAGCAGATCAAGCACATCAACGAGACGCTCGACGTCCGCGGGCTGGCGGGCAGCGCGTCGCAGTCGAGCGTGCTGTTCCAGGCGGGCATCAGCTCGGTCGACCTCTGCCTGGCGGTCACCGGCGACGACGAGGTGAACCTGGTGTCGGCCAGCATGGCCCGCGCAATGGGCGCCCGGCGGGCGGTCGCGCGAGTTTACGCGCCCGTGTTCCGCGACCTCAGCACGTTCGACTACCAGCGGCACTTCGGCATCGACCGGCTGCTGAGCCTGGAGCACCTGTCGGCGATGGAGCTGGCCCGCGCGATCCGCCACCCGGGCTCGGTGGTGGTGGAGAACCTGGCCCGCGGCGAGATTGAGGTGAGCGAGGTGACCGCGTCGCCCAAGGCGAAGCTGGTCGGCAAGACGCTGCGCGAGATCGGCCTGCCCAAGGGCGTGCTGATCGGCTCGATCTCACGCGAGGGGGTCAGCAAGATCGCCACGGCCGAGGACGTGATCTCGCCCGGCGACCGGCTGACCGTGATCGGCGCCCGCCAGAGCGTGGAGGACGTTAAGTCCGGCCTGTGCGGCGACCGCGGCGGCAAGACCGGCGTGGTGATCATCGGCGGCGGCGAGACCGGCCTGCACCTGGCCCGCATCCTCGAGGCCCAGCGGTTCTCGGTCACGCTGCTGGACATCGACCGCGCGCGGTGCGACTACCTGGCCACGATGCTCGAGGAGACGACGGTCGTCAACTCCGACGGCACCCGCCGCGCCACGCTGGAGGAGGAGCGGGTGGCGAACACCGACGTGTTTGTCGCCTGCACCGGCGAGGACGAGGACAATATTATGGCCGCGGTCGAGGCCCGCGACCTCGGCGCCAAGAGCGCTATGGCGATTGTCGGCCGGCCGGACTACGCGCAGGTGGTCGGCAAGCTGGGCATCGACTGCGCGGTCAGCCCCCGGCAGGCGATGGCCAAGCAGATCATGGGCTACCTGAACTCCGGCCCGGTGGTGTCGCGGACGCCGCTGGGCGAGGGGGACATCGTCGCGCTGGAGGTCGAGGTGGAGCGCGACGCGCCGGTGACCAAGGAGATCATCGCGGCGCTGCACCTGCCCAAGCAGTGCCTGATCGCCGCGGTCACGCGGGACGACTACGCGTTTGTGCCGGGCGCCAAGGACCAGCTGCGGGCGGGCGACACCATCGTCGCGTTGCTGCACGACCGCGACGCGGCCGAGCTGACGCCGCTGTTCGAGAAGGGCGACTGA
- a CDS encoding thioredoxin family protein: MQARTAVLITGLLMMASSVSAQGVAWRTDLAAAQQEAAGSGRLVLLHFWSTSCAPCMALENNVFNQPGVAAGVERMFVPVKLTEEQCRDIAPRYGVTRIPTDVILNGQGEVVRKMVSPATPVEYLSSLTQVSRGYAASAGSAFNAAIAAAPGKSNLPPMSNGTNVLNNAYAGLGLPTGVPGQPAASAPSASVPAAPADNRYAQQSGPSAPSAAPVRVENPYAQQPIAQQQPITPIVEQPAPGAPAGNPPMGFDGYCTVSMMRDFKWVKGDPAWGAIHRGRTYLFASQAERDQFMQSPDKFCPVLSGADPVVAVEQNMSVPGKREFAVQYPANSGQIYMFSSAENLRKFSSNAAGFAEGVRQAMAGGNGRMVR; the protein is encoded by the coding sequence ATGCAAGCTCGAACCGCCGTGTTGATCACCGGACTCTTGATGATGGCCAGCAGCGTCTCGGCCCAGGGTGTGGCCTGGCGGACGGACCTTGCCGCCGCCCAGCAGGAAGCCGCCGGGTCCGGCAGGCTCGTGCTGCTGCACTTCTGGAGCACCAGCTGCGCGCCGTGCATGGCGTTGGAGAATAATGTCTTCAATCAGCCCGGCGTTGCCGCCGGCGTCGAGCGGATGTTTGTCCCGGTCAAGCTTACCGAGGAGCAGTGCCGCGACATTGCGCCCCGCTACGGCGTCACCCGGATCCCGACCGACGTGATCCTCAATGGCCAAGGCGAGGTTGTCCGCAAGATGGTTAGCCCGGCGACGCCGGTCGAGTACCTTTCCTCGCTGACTCAGGTCTCGCGTGGGTACGCCGCCAGCGCCGGCTCCGCGTTCAACGCGGCGATCGCCGCGGCGCCCGGCAAGTCAAACCTGCCGCCGATGTCCAACGGCACGAACGTGCTGAACAACGCGTACGCCGGACTGGGACTGCCGACCGGTGTTCCAGGCCAGCCGGCGGCCTCGGCGCCTTCCGCCTCGGTGCCTGCAGCGCCGGCTGACAACCGCTACGCCCAGCAGTCCGGTCCGTCGGCTCCGTCCGCCGCGCCGGTCCGAGTCGAGAACCCCTACGCACAGCAGCCGATCGCCCAGCAGCAGCCGATCACACCGATCGTTGAGCAGCCGGCCCCTGGCGCCCCGGCCGGCAACCCACCGATGGGTTTCGACGGCTACTGCACCGTATCGATGATGCGTGACTTCAAGTGGGTCAAGGGCGATCCCGCCTGGGGCGCCATCCACCGTGGCCGCACCTACCTGTTCGCGAGTCAGGCCGAGCGGGACCAGTTCATGCAGTCCCCAGACAAGTTCTGCCCGGTGCTCTCAGGCGCCGACCCAGTAGTCGCGGTTGAGCAGAACATGTCCGTGCCCGGCAAGCGTGAGTTTGCCGTGCAGTACCCGGCCAATAGCGGCCAGATCTACATGTTCTCGTCCGCCGAGAACCTGCGCAAGTTCTCGTCCAACGCGGCCGGCTTCGCCGAGGGCGTGCGGCAGGCGATGGCGGGCGGCAACGGCCGGATGGTCCGCTAG
- a CDS encoding type II secretion system F family protein, protein MRPRLSGKPLADLCHRLAISAESGIDIRRTWQREAEAARGQTKQAYRSVYDGVSAGESLSVSLARTGRLFPRLFLEMVHVGEQTGSLPGVLHRLSDHYQGQAEMARDFRRQLAWPVIQLVAAVVIIGVLLMVLAALGAKTLNGDPIDVLGLGVTGTAAVSRYIQIVVFCMLLGFGLLAAIRRGVLNTRPLQRMVMRVPVVGPAVEKICLARLAWALHLTLNVEMDLRRLVPLALRSTGNDYYISRTKKITAAVAAGSPLHEAFTATGIFPPHFLDALYVAEESGQIVESMSRLSRQYQEEADHAIATLSKVLGFLIWAGIAAVIVVMIFRLFKVLYVDAINDAMNL, encoded by the coding sequence ATGCGACCCCGACTGTCCGGCAAGCCGCTCGCCGACCTGTGCCACCGCCTGGCGATCTCGGCCGAGTCCGGCATCGATATCCGCCGGACGTGGCAGCGCGAGGCCGAGGCCGCCCGCGGACAAACAAAGCAGGCGTACCGGTCGGTCTACGACGGTGTGTCGGCCGGGGAGTCGCTGAGCGTCTCGCTGGCCCGCACCGGCCGGCTGTTCCCGCGACTTTTCCTCGAGATGGTGCACGTCGGCGAGCAGACCGGCAGCCTTCCCGGCGTGCTCCACCGGCTGAGCGACCACTACCAGGGCCAGGCGGAGATGGCCCGCGACTTCCGCCGCCAGCTCGCGTGGCCGGTGATCCAGCTGGTCGCCGCGGTGGTGATCATCGGCGTGCTATTGATGGTGCTCGCCGCCCTGGGCGCCAAGACCCTCAACGGCGACCCGATCGACGTGCTGGGCCTGGGCGTCACTGGCACGGCGGCGGTCTCGCGGTACATCCAGATCGTGGTGTTCTGCATGCTGCTGGGGTTTGGGCTGCTGGCCGCCATCCGCCGCGGCGTGCTCAACACCCGGCCGCTGCAGCGGATGGTGATGCGGGTTCCTGTGGTCGGCCCCGCGGTCGAAAAAATCTGCCTCGCCAGGCTCGCGTGGGCGCTGCACCTGACGCTCAACGTCGAGATGGACCTGCGGCGGCTCGTGCCGCTGGCGCTCCGTTCGACCGGCAACGACTACTACATCTCGCGGACCAAGAAAATCACCGCCGCGGTGGCCGCCGGCAGCCCGCTGCACGAGGCGTTCACCGCGACCGGCATCTTCCCGCCGCACTTCCTCGACGCGTTGTACGTGGCCGAGGAGAGCGGCCAGATCGTGGAGTCGATGTCCCGCCTGTCGCGGCAGTACCAGGAGGAGGCGGACCACGCCATCGCCACGCTGAGCAAGGTGCTCGGCTTCCTGATCTGGGCCGGCATCGCGGCGGTGATTGTGGTGATGATCTTTCGGCTGTTCAAGGTGCTGTACGTCGACGCCATCAACGACGCGATGAACCTATAG
- a CDS encoding HNH endonuclease, whose translation MSTANASALSSSVLVLNRQYRAIHVVDVKRAFGLLLRELAEVIHIEDGVYANYDFNSWQEISALRAEFEDEIDPHSDWVRSVNFSIQAPRVLRLLHFDKAPRQRVRLNRRNLFARDGNRCQYCGKSFPTSELSIDHVVPSCRGGQTTWENVVCACVRCNVRKGGRTPAEAHMKLTKKPVRPRRSPLLSIKLGNPKYASWKSFVDEAYWSVDLK comes from the coding sequence ATGTCGACTGCAAACGCGAGCGCACTGTCCTCCAGCGTGCTGGTGCTCAACCGGCAGTACCGGGCTATCCACGTCGTGGATGTGAAGCGCGCCTTCGGCCTGCTCCTGCGAGAGCTGGCCGAGGTGATCCACATCGAGGACGGCGTCTACGCCAACTACGACTTCAATTCGTGGCAAGAAATCAGCGCCCTGCGGGCCGAGTTCGAGGACGAGATCGACCCGCACAGCGACTGGGTGCGGAGCGTCAACTTCTCAATTCAGGCGCCGCGGGTGCTGCGGCTGCTGCACTTTGACAAGGCGCCCCGGCAGCGGGTGCGGCTCAACCGCCGCAACCTGTTCGCCCGCGACGGCAACCGCTGCCAGTACTGCGGGAAGAGTTTCCCGACCAGCGAGCTGAGCATCGACCACGTGGTGCCGAGCTGCCGCGGCGGTCAGACCACCTGGGAGAACGTTGTGTGCGCGTGCGTCCGGTGCAACGTCCGCAAAGGGGGACGCACGCCGGCTGAGGCGCACATGAAGCTGACCAAGAAGCCGGTCCGCCCGCGTCGCAGCCCGCTGCTGTCGATCAAGCTCGGCAACCCCAAGTACGCCAGCTGGAAGAGCTTTGTCGACGAGGCGTACTGGTCGGTCGACCTGAAGTAA
- a CDS encoding ferredoxin family protein — protein MAHVVCEPCFGCKYTDCVVVCPVECFYESDKVLYIHPDECIDCEACVPECPVEAIYHEDNVPEEWKSWIEKNAEEAPNCEVITEKQEPLADS, from the coding sequence ATGGCGCACGTTGTTTGCGAACCCTGCTTTGGCTGCAAGTACACGGACTGCGTCGTGGTCTGCCCGGTGGAGTGCTTCTACGAGAGCGACAAGGTGCTCTACATCCACCCCGACGAGTGCATCGACTGCGAAGCGTGCGTCCCGGAGTGCCCGGTCGAGGCGATCTACCACGAGGACAACGTCCCCGAAGAGTGGAAGAGCTGGATCGAGAAGAACGCCGAGGAGGCGCCCAACTGCGAGGTGATCACCGAGAAGCAGGAGCCTCTGGCCGACAGTTGA
- a CDS encoding glucuronate isomerase has translation MSTATIAPSQIEELVTQAINEQPVWDMHTHLYPTSFGTPLAGAGGAADPQGLLLWGVDELLTYHYLVAEVYRAVPANKLPYADFWKMSKQEQADHIWRELFLERTPLSEACRGVLTTLERLGLDPSDRDLAGYRSWFAEQDPSDYIDRVMEIANVSRITMTNAVFDENERNRWLADPQVGADPRFAPVLRFDNLLRDWAGAAKLLSEWGYEVYEEQSDASLEGARQFLRDWLDRTQGIYGAVSLPPSFRYGGADDQSSGSVALREVVLPVLAERGLPFAMMIGSQLQVNPSLGDGGDTVGKSDVASVLTLCRDFPNNRFFCTMLARENQHELTVAARKFGNLMVFGCWWFLNNPSLIDELTRMRMELLGPTFIPQHSDARVLDQLIYKWDHSRQLIAKVLADKHADLAASGWVASEDDIRRDAKMLLHSNFENFLAG, from the coding sequence ATGTCGACCGCCACTATCGCCCCGTCACAGATTGAAGAACTGGTCACGCAGGCCATCAACGAGCAGCCCGTGTGGGACATGCACACGCACCTGTACCCCACCAGCTTCGGCACGCCGCTGGCCGGGGCGGGCGGCGCGGCCGACCCGCAGGGCCTGCTGCTGTGGGGCGTCGACGAGCTGCTAACCTACCACTACCTGGTCGCCGAGGTGTACCGCGCGGTGCCGGCCAACAAGCTGCCGTACGCCGACTTCTGGAAGATGTCCAAGCAGGAGCAGGCCGACCACATCTGGCGCGAGCTGTTCCTGGAGCGGACCCCGCTCAGCGAGGCCTGCCGCGGCGTGCTCACCACGCTCGAGCGGCTCGGCCTGGACCCGTCCGACCGCGACCTGGCGGGCTACCGCTCGTGGTTCGCCGAGCAGGACCCCAGCGACTACATCGATCGCGTGATGGAGATCGCCAACGTCTCGCGGATCACGATGACCAACGCGGTGTTCGACGAGAACGAACGCAACCGCTGGCTGGCCGACCCCCAGGTCGGCGCCGACCCGCGGTTCGCCCCCGTGCTGCGGTTCGACAACCTGCTGCGCGACTGGGCCGGCGCGGCCAAGCTGCTCTCCGAGTGGGGCTACGAGGTCTACGAGGAGCAGAGCGACGCCAGCCTGGAAGGCGCTCGGCAGTTCCTCCGCGACTGGCTCGACCGCACGCAGGGCATCTACGGCGCGGTCAGCCTGCCGCCCAGCTTCCGCTACGGCGGCGCCGACGACCAGTCGTCGGGCAGCGTCGCGCTGCGTGAGGTGGTGCTGCCGGTGCTCGCGGAGCGGGGCCTGCCGTTCGCGATGATGATCGGCTCGCAGCTGCAGGTGAACCCGTCGCTCGGCGACGGCGGCGACACCGTCGGCAAGTCGGACGTGGCGTCGGTGCTGACGCTCTGCCGCGACTTCCCCAACAACCGCTTCTTCTGCACCATGCTGGCCCGCGAGAACCAGCACGAGCTGACGGTCGCCGCCCGCAAGTTCGGCAACCTGATGGTGTTCGGCTGCTGGTGGTTCCTCAACAACCCGTCGCTGATCGACGAGCTGACCCGCATGCGGATGGAGCTGCTGGGCCCCACCTTCATCCCCCAGCACTCCGACGCCCGCGTGCTCGACCAGCTGATCTACAAATGGGACCACAGCCGCCAGCTAATCGCCAAGGTGCTGGCCGACAAGCACGCCGACCTGGCCGCCAGCGGCTGGGTGGCGAGCGAGGACGACATCCGCCGCGACGCCAAGATGCTGCTGCACAGCAACTTCGAGAACTTCCTGGCCGGCTAG